The Candidatus Aramenus sp. CH1 sequence ACAGGCGTTGCTTAACTTTACCTCCCTCCTTCCCCTTGCGTACTCAATAGTTTCCTCTTCTGGGAAGGCTATCCCGTCGATCTCGTAGTCAACTGCAAACCTCTCCACCTCTAAGTACTTGGTGCCCCTGGGCCTAGCACAGCCAAGCATTATTGGCACGTCGTCAAAGAGGTCCCTTGCCTTCTTTAACCCGTTCACAAGGTGGAAGGGGGAGGGTACCTTCATTGGCTTGTTGAGTAGGGGCATGAGCCCTACAATTATCACGGCGTCTGGCTTAACCTCCTTTAAGAGCTCAATTGCCCTAAGGTCTCCATCTTCTCCCTCTAGACTCATGCCCATTATCACGTGAGGGACTATCTTTATGCCTTGAGACTTGAGGAAGCGGAATGAGTTCAAGTAATCATCAACGGTGAAGGGTTGCCTCAGGAACTCCTTTATGGTCTTGTCGTCCCCCACCATGTCTAGGAGCGCTATCTTCACCCCAGCCTCCTTGAACTTCCTAGCAACCTCCTCGCTCTTAACCACTCCCGTGTGGGCTATTATGGTCATGTTGTTGTACCTCTTCAAGACATCCGTGTACTTCCAGATGGGGACGTCCCCCCTAGCCGTGGAGCCTCCAGAGAGAATGATACCCCCCAGCTTGGATGCCACCTCCAGCTCCTTTTCAAACTTCTCCCTAGTTGAACCATCCGCCATTGTGTTCAAGATCTTCGTCTCGCAGTGGGAGCAATTGAAGGCACAGCTGTTCCCAGTCACTGAGATGGCCTTCCATCCCGTCTCCGACGAGATGTAGGAGGTCTCGTACCTCTTTAAGGCAGGTGCGTAGAAGTAAATAGGCCTCATTTTACCGCCTCCATTATTACCTTAACCAGGTCGTCCTTGGTTATCCCGAGGATCTTGACTCCCTTAAACCATTCCTCTACTTCCCTCTGCACGTCCTCCACTTTGCTCCACTTCAGCCTCGCCTCGAGGTCGTAGATCGCCCTCCTAGGCTCCACAAAGAAGTCCCCAGTGATGAGCACTGCCTCTATGATCCTCCCAGTGACCTTTGCTTGAACCTTCACCAGCCCCCCTGGAAACTTCATCTCTGCCTGCCTTATGTTCCCCTTAAGGGTCTGTCTAGCGTTGAAGACCCACTCCGGGGAGGCGTACTTCAAGGCGAGCCTCTCTATTTCCTCCTTCTCCTGTGGAGTGTAATCGGCGTCAACCAGCTTTACCCCAAGAGCCTCCTCAAAGCCCTCCCTCGCTAGAGGAATGAGCTGGGACATCTCTATTGGAGTCTTCAGCTCCCTGTTTACCCAAGTTACCCTCTCCCTGTAGTCCTTAACCACCTTGTCCTTCATCTTCTCTGAGCTGAGCTTGAGGGTCGCTACCATGTCGTCCACGTTGAAGTCTAGGATGATCGTGCCGGTAACCGCCACGAAGTCGCCAATGGAGAAGGCCCCTATACCGCTAATCTTCCTCCCGTTTATCTCGACGTCGTTCTTGGGCCTAAACCTAGCGTCTAGGTTCAACTTCTTTAGAGTGTTTATTACCCCTTTTGCCCCCAGCTGGATGGGGTCTTCCCTCGTCTTGAAGTATATCTCCCAGCCCAGCTGGAAGGGGCCCATTATGATAGTTCCTCCCCCGGTAGGCCTCCTGCCTACCTCCCAGCTCCTCTTCTTTACCTCCTCCAAGTTCACCTCTAGGTCTACAGCTTGGTGGTAGCCCAAGAGTACTGCGGTTGGGTCAAAGATCACAAAGCGTAGAATTGGGTCTGCCCCTGACGACACCGAGTCCAGGAGTGCCTCCTCTCCTGCCAGTATCTTTGCTTGGGAGCCCCTCTCGACTAAAAATCTAAAAGTTTGCATTAAAAGGAAATGAAGTTAACAAATATATAAAAATTATTGTTCTAATACATCGGTAGATAACCTAATTACCTTTTTAATTTACCGTAAACCCCGTCTCTTACCGCGTCTCACTAGCTAGATTAGCTTGAGCCTCCTCATGCTCTCATAGGCCTTGTCCAAGTTGGGCTCCTGAAGGTAGGGGGAGTACTTGGAGCAGTCCCTGTATCTGCTTACACACACGACCTTTATCCTCGAGTCGAAGAACCTAGCCGAGAGGAGGTCTAAGGGAGAGGTACCAATGACCACCAAGTTTAGGGGGTCCTCGTTCACGTCCTTCATTGCTTCCCTGCTTGGCTTCGTCTTCCCCTTGTTATACGTGAACTCCTCCCTGAGCCCAATCGCGGACAATAGCTTCTCTGTGGTCTCTTTGTTGTAGGGCGAGAGGACAATTACGTTTCCCTTAACTTTCTCGTAAAACCTCCACCAGTCCTCGTGTACCTTTTCTGTGTACTTCAACTGAACCCCTGATTTCCCCTTATACGCCTCGTAAAGCTGGTCTGTCAAGTCAACGTCCAGCACGACTCCGTCAAGCCAGACGGCGTATTTCATAGATTGTCTTCTAAAATTAAGATTTTTAAGTTTTAACAAATCAGTGATAATCATGAGAATTTTGGACTTCGAGTTCCCAGACGACCTCTTGTACGACGAGGAAAAGCATGTGTGGATAAAGAAGGAAGGAGACGAGATCCTGGTAGGCATAACCAGTTTGGGCCAATACATGGCTGGAAAGGTCTTCCAGATATCAGTCAAGGAGGAAGGGGAAGAGGTAAACCCTAGGTCCACGATCTTCTCCATAGAGAGTCCAAAGTGGGTGGGGAAGTTCCGCCTGCCTGTGGAGGGCAGAGTAGTGAAAGTTAACAGGGAGGTAGTGGAGAACCCCTCCCTGATAAACGAGAGGCCCTACGAGGCATGGATAGTCAGGATAAAGGTGACGAAGTTCCACAAGGAGTTTAAGACCCTCAAGGAGGTTGAGGATAAGTTCAGGGAGGAGGTAGAGAGGGTTGCAAGATAAGGAAGTGGTGATGAAGGTAGTCGAGGACGTGGGCAGATGGGAGGTAATGCTGGCGGGAATCATCGGCGACGAGATCTTGATGGTCAAGAAAGGGAAGTGCACGGACAGGGCGTGCGTTGAGGGAAAGGAGTACAAGGTGAAGTGGTTTGACCCCGAAGACTACTTGAAGAGGATCTTGGAAGACGAGGAGGTCTTCAGGAGGTACAAGGTAGTCTACTTCGTGAAGGCCTACTTGAGGAAAGTCCTCGACGTCCTTGCATCTGCAGAGGTGCAGAGGATGTCGGTGGACTTAAATAAGCTCGACGCGTAATACGTTTATGGACTGCAGGACTTCCATCCTCTCTTTGTCGCCGTCTAGGGAGGAGTGCTTCTTCGACTTGTCACACTTCCTCAAGTACTCCCTCATCCTATCCATTAAGGAGAACTCCTTCCCCCTCGATAGGTTCACGTACGTGGAGACAAAGGACCCGAGCTTGGACTTCGTTGTAGGGTTCGAGGGAAAGGGCTTCGTGAAGGAGGTGGAGAAGGACTGCATCAGGCTGGGGAAGGACCTGAGGAAGTGCCTAGGCTTCGATTACCTCTTTTCAGAGGAGTACAAGGTGGAGGAGGGGAAGAAAATCTACTACCCAGACCTCGTGGTGGAGGTGCTCAGGGTGCTGAAGGACGAGAGGGACGTGGATGACTTCCTCGAGGACGAGTTAAAGAACTACGAGGCCAAGGACTACGCTACAAGCGAGGGGGTGGAGCACTTTGCTAACCCCTACATGGAGTTTACCTCCACCTTGAGGGACAAGGACTTGGAGGAGCTAAGCCTCCTATCCTCTGTTTACAGTTTGGCGAACAACGTTAGGGACAGGGCCTTCGAGGAGAACGAGGAACTTGAAAGGGTGTATAGGCAAATAGAGAACAGGATAATCTCGATAGCGTCAAAGTACGACGTTGAATTGAGGAAGGGAAAGCCCATAAAGTACGAGGTGGAGGAGAGGATATCAGAGGACGAGGAGCACGTAGAAGAGGAGAGGAGGGAGCCAATAGACGTCACCGCGTTGTTGGTAAAGGTGAGGGCAATTAAGGTTAGGGAGAGGATGACGGAATTCAAGGAATTTATCAGGTCCAAGAACAAGGAACAGGAGGTAAAGCTGGAGAAATACAGCGTGTCCTTTCAAGGTGTCCTCCTAGACAAGTTTGAGGACAAGAACGTGACAGTCCTCTCCATGGGAAAGGGAGTGAGGCTAAAGATGGGATCCCACGAGTTCGAGCTCGAGCTAGAGAAGCCAACTGTTCTCCTCTTGAAGGGCTCCAGGGGGAGGTATGAAGTGGTTATTTAGAGCCCTTTGGCTTACTGCCCTTACCCCTGGGCCTTCCCCTGGACAGGTAGCCTGCCACGATGCTTATTGCCCCAAAGGCAAAGAGGACGTCCGCCGTTGAGTAGTACACTGTACTGGGCGTGGGAATAGACCTCTTCAAGTAGTTTAACTCCGCTGGACCAGACGCGTTGTTAATAAAAGTCACCTTCCCGCTCCCGGACTCCACAATGACCTTCGACTTCATGCCAAGTACTGTTTCTGAAGTTGAGTAAAGGGGCGCGGGATAAACTACCTTTATTGGAGGGGAAGCGTTAAAGGCTATTAACGTAAGCGAGTGCGTGGAGGAGAAGCTTATCGTGATGTTTTCCCCCTTTGGCAATAAAATGCCGCTGTAGCCGTAGAACTGCTGTTGTTTCACCTCAGATACTAGCTCCTCGTAATAGATGTGAGGGGCGTAGTAGAAGTAGAGGACTGCTCCAGCAATTAGTAGGACGATCCCCAGGAATACTAGGTTCCCGTTCATGGTGAATGTTAGAACAAACCCCTGTAAAAAATCTATTCCGAGATAAAGGAGCTGAACTTGGACAGCGCCTTGTAGCCTACGGCCAGGGCGTTCAGCTTTGCCAGCCCCCTCTCCCTCATGTTGTAGAATGATATGGACACCTTGGGGTAGATAGTCATTCCCTCGAGACTCACGTTAAAGTTCAATGTCTCCACGAGGGAGGTAAAGGTCTTATTTGAGGTCTCGGTCACTGACAGCGAGTAGTCGAGGCCTTCCAACGCTGACTTAGCCTTCTCCACCTCCTCCCTAAGTTCTTCCTCTACCTTTTGTAAGTTCTCCCTGGAGAAGAGCCTCATGTAGTGCCTAAGGAGGCTCTTTTTCTCCAGCTTTACGTTCTTGAGAAAGCCTATCTTTGTCAGCCAATCGTTGCAGAGCCTCTTACACTTCTCGCCGTAGCAGAGAGAGCAGTACTTTCCTAGCAGTACTTTGAACAAGACCCTCCCCATCTCCTCCACGTCATAGACGTAGAGGACTTTCCCGTCCCTCATCGCCTTTTCCACGTAGGTGGTGAAGCTCCCCTCTTTCCCCGACACAGTGGAAGTCAGGAGGTTGAAGAGGAACTTGTCCTCGTTGCCGTCAACTTGTAGCTTGACCTCCTCGTCAAGGCTCTCAAATGGCACCAAAATACCCCCTTGTCCCCTCAAGGCGTCCAGTACCCTGGCCGTGGGCCCTTTGTCCTCCTTCTTCTCGAGGATGTAGGACACGTCTATGCCCTCTGCGTAGAGGTTCCTCAAGGCGTCGTCCA is a genomic window containing:
- a CDS encoding radical SAM protein; the encoded protein is MRPIYFYAPALKRYETSYISSETGWKAISVTGNSCAFNCSHCETKILNTMADGSTREKFEKELEVASKLGGIILSGGSTARGDVPIWKYTDVLKRYNNMTIIAHTGVVKSEEVARKFKEAGVKIALLDMVGDDKTIKEFLRQPFTVDDYLNSFRFLKSQGIKIVPHVIMGMSLEGEDGDLRAIELLKEVKPDAVIIVGLMPLLNKPMKVPSPFHLVNGLKKARDLFDDVPIMLGCARPRGTKYLEVERFAVDYEIDGIAFPEEETIEYARGRREVKLSNACCGNVVYDFISRVST
- a CDS encoding lipoate--protein ligase, with the protein product MQTFRFLVERGSQAKILAGEEALLDSVSSGADPILRFVIFDPTAVLLGYHQAVDLEVNLEEVKKRSWEVGRRPTGGGTIIMGPFQLGWEIYFKTREDPIQLGAKGVINTLKKLNLDARFRPKNDVEINGRKISGIGAFSIGDFVAVTGTIILDFNVDDMVATLKLSSEKMKDKVVKDYRERVTWVNRELKTPIEMSQLIPLAREGFEEALGVKLVDADYTPQEKEEIERLALKYASPEWVFNARQTLKGNIRQAEMKFPGGLVKVQAKVTGRIIEAVLITGDFFVEPRRAIYDLEARLKWSKVEDVQREVEEWFKGVKILGITKDDLVKVIMEAVK
- a CDS encoding HAD family hydrolase, yielding MKYAVWLDGVVLDVDLTDQLYEAYKGKSGVQLKYTEKVHEDWWRFYEKVKGNVIVLSPYNKETTEKLLSAIGLREEFTYNKGKTKPSREAMKDVNEDPLNLVVIGTSPLDLLSARFFDSRIKVVCVSRYRDCSKYSPYLQEPNLDKAYESMRRLKLI
- a CDS encoding glycine cleavage system protein H, which translates into the protein MRILDFEFPDDLLYDEEKHVWIKKEGDEILVGITSLGQYMAGKVFQISVKEEGEEVNPRSTIFSIESPKWVGKFRLPVEGRVVKVNREVVENPSLINERPYEAWIVRIKVTKFHKEFKTLKEVEDKFREEVERVAR